The proteins below come from a single Thunnus thynnus chromosome 10, fThuThy2.1, whole genome shotgun sequence genomic window:
- the LOC137191365 gene encoding regulation of nuclear pre-mRNA domain-containing protein 2-like isoform X2, with translation MAAGSGARSSNAALEASLDRRFQGISNTMESIQGLSGWCIENKKHHGLIVRYWMKWLKKSDNNHCLNLFYLANDVIQNCKRKNAIAFRSSFAEVLPNAAQLIKDGKVRKSVERIFTIWEERSVYPEELIAQFKTNLNKKEKEREKQKEKEKEKEKEKEKDKEAPPAKAPANTKAALKSKIVAEFTPHSLIEQLSRYKRAVAEEELREKQLATLRVDVCSTEALKRLKDKAGGNKFAKDFEDGSLKLQEFVSFLEKELKTGPPLLEALGNADIFYEMQYKEVKIVANAYNAFANRVASLKRKLDSLKSTLPGPEDSPVPSPSEDAPSPTGSDSPFLGLGASRAQVDPELDGKAMDEGEVPCDNRDMEDMDVSDEEDAVSAGDDKKDKASLAVAKTTKLDAVSKLPTTPTKASKTNATTAAATSPVTPTSTTAQNTAANPLGVNLAKVDLGKISSILSSLTSAMKSTAASSSPRPSPGTPTTPSGQSAASKATPPSPALASILSRVDITPEGILNALSKTNTPGLSSLLQSVTNTTPTPPTRTSPESSTVKTPLTPTTPKTKPALGNSLKRDTPERTRDWEKERQLSPPPPPPRPSALSASPPSLESKINSFLQGNPGFSLALGDVSPDGVDGTPVRDEAAGTPTQDEIMDTPGSVPESLGSSGGHNLSPTAYRSEPWDAVITPSGSNNDGDFAGSSFSRYGAGKRSGTKLKDDEAMRKQAAVASSPSNEMMKGKKDGQHSQLKMMGNTRVMGERRPSAGSRKASTGSDDGGLSGKREDKGKSHESPGGDGKDGQYHRIETLVSPCTEGAPIQTLGYSNRPLAGERIKTVESIRVIGRGSRRGGGGGSRPGGAMWYEEEEYMEPQPPSPHSVPPPLNTEDMTPSMPPPPPHLLLPHLHPPPSHPHSHPPPPQAPFQMPYHTENMQTPPPSHLHQHPPPTSPFFSTPPPIPRPPPPPVSQRPSPPPTLSAVPSAVMVGGVLVPVDRPLSLPPPVRPEGAERGGMGPRGNKVTPPPLMSSLLGEPPKLPRPGTVKEPFVPRHAPPLHRPGTPGVPPPLLGRVKEPLNLPLPSPSPTSSTPSPSTPNSPAADTMPARPLAQSGAPSLQKPPASPPAQPRNQTSNPVPLLNLPSPRPPILSVPIPQRPLLRGRTPSQQFNKDLPVGGFRGGKRPGPPFTGGPFHAQKRPFLPPRY, from the exons ATGGCGGCCGGTTCTGGAGCCCGCAGCTCCAACGCTGCTCTGGAAGCGTCTTTGGACCGGCGGTTTCAAGGAATATCCAACACTATGGAGTCAATACAGGGACTTTCAGGCTGGtgcattgaaaacaaaaagcacCACGGCCTTATCGTTCGCTACTGGATGAAGTGGCTCAAGAAAT ctgACAACAATCATTGCTTGAATCTTTTCTACCTTGCCAATGATGTGATACAGAACTGCAAAAGAAAGAACGCCATTGCCTTTCGTTCATCCTTCGCAGAGGTCTTGCCGAACGCCGCTCAGCTCATCAA AGACGGAAAGGTCCGTAAGTCGGTAGAAAGGATCTTTACGATTTGGGAGGAGCGCAGTGTGTATCCCGAGGAGCTCATAGCCCAGTTTAAAACCAACctgaacaaaaaggaaaaagagcgAGAGAAGcagaaggaaaaggaaaaggaaaaagaaaaggagaaagaaaaagacaaagaggctCCACCTGCAAAAG CACCAGCCAACACGAAAGCTGCCCTCAAGTCCAAGATTGTAGCTGAGTTCACA CCCCACTCCCTCATTGAACAGTTGTCCAGATATAAGCGAGCAGTTGCAGAGGAAGAGTTGAGGGAGAAGCAGCTGGCAACTCTCAGAGTGGATGTCTGCAGCACAGAGGCCCTCAAGAGGCTCAAAG ACAAGGCAGGAGGGAACAAGTTTGCGAAGGACTTTGAAGATGGCAGTCTGAAGCTGCAGGAGTTCGTCAGCTTCCTGGAGAAAGAGTTAAAAACAGGGCCTCCTCTGCTGGAAGCGTTGGGAAACGCAGACATTTTCTACGAGATGCAGTACAAGGAGGTCAAGATCGTGGCCAAT GCGTACAACGCCTTCGCCAACCGTGTGGCCAGTCTTAAAAGAAAACTGGATTCCCTCAAGTCCACTCTACCTGGACCTGAAGATTCTCCTGTCCCCTCGCCCTCTGAAGACGCCCCCTCCCCCACAGGCTCTGACTCACCCTTTTTGGGACTAGGGGCCAGCAGAGCCCAGGTGGATCCAGAGCTGGATGGAAAGGCCATGGATGAAGGAGAAGTACCTTGTGACAACAGAGACATGGAAGACATGGACGTGTCTGATGAAGAAGACGCTGTCTCAGCAGGGG ATGACAAGAAAGACAAGGCGTCCCTTGCTGTTGCCAAGACGACAAAGTTGGATGCCGTGTCGAAGCTTCCAACCACACCTACGAAAGCTTCTAAGACTAAtgctactactgctgctgccacaAGCCCAGTGACTCCCACCTCGACCACTGCTCAGAATACTGCAGCCAACCCTCTGGGAGTCAATCTGGCGAAGGTGGACCTGGGAAAGATCAGCTCCATTCTCAGTTCACTCACTTCTGCCATGAAGAGTACAG CAGCTAGTTCGTCACCTCGACCGTCTCCGGGAACACCCACCACCCCGTCTGGCCAATCAGCAGCCTCCAAAGCGACTCCTCCGAGCCCCGCCCTGGCCAGCATCCTGTCACGTGTTGACATCACACCTGAAGGCATACTCAATGCTTTgtctaaaacaaacacaccag GTTTGTCCTCTCTCCTGCAAAGTGTGACAAACACCACCCCCACTCCTCCCACCCGCACCTCCCCAGAATCATCAACAGTCAAAACCCCACTCACCCCAACCACCCCAAAAACAAAACCCGCACTGGGGAACAGCCTCAAAcgagacacacctgagagaaCCAGAGactgggagaaagagagacagctgtcccctcctcctccccctcctcgtCCCTCagctctgtctgcctctcccCCCAGCCTAGAATCCAAAATCAACAGTTTCTTGCAGGGAAATCCAGGTTTTAGTCTGGCTCTAGGTGATGTCAGTCCAGACGGCGTGGATGGGACCCCAGTGAGAGATGAGGCTGCTGGCACCCCCACCCAGGATGAGATCATGGACACACCCGGGAGTGTGCCAGAGTCTCTAGGGTCATCCGGAGGTCATAATCTCTCACCCACGGCGTACCGCAGCGAACCCTGGGATGCTGTGATCACCCCGTCAGGAAGCAACAACGACGGAGACTTTGCGGGTTCCTCCTTCTCCCGGTACGGAGCTGGGAAAAGGAGCGGCACAAAGTTAAAGGACGATGAAGCGATGAGGAAGCAGGCTGCTGTCGCCTCTTCCCCTAGTAATGAGATGATGAAGGGTAAGAAAGATGGACAACACAGCCAGCTGAAGATGATGGGAAACACCAGAGTGATGGGAGAAAGGAGACCCTCCGCAGGCTCTCGTAAGGCGAGCACTGGCTCAGATGATGGCGGTCTGAGCGGAAAAAGAGAGGACAAGGGGAAAAGTCATGAGTCGCCAGGTGGGGATGGGAAGGACGGCCAGTATCATCGTATTGAGACACTAGTGTCGCCCTGCACCGAAGGGGCACCCATCCAAACTCTGGGCTACTCAAACCGGCCGCTTGCAGGAGAGCGCATCAAGACAGTAGAGAGCATCCGCGTGATTGGCCGAGGCTCTCGGCGAGGGGGAGGGGGCGGCAGTCGGCCAGGGGGCGCGATGtggtatgaagaggaggaatacATGGAACCTCAACCTCCCTCACCGCATTCTGTCCCCCCTCCTCTTAACACTGAGGACATGACCCCCTCCATGCCTCCACCTCCCCCCCATCTCCTCCTTCCACATCTTCACCCTCCTCCGTCCCATCCTCACTCGCATCCGCCTCCCCCCCAAGCGCCGTTCCAAATGCCTTACCACACAGAGAACATGCAGACTCCTCCTCCATCACACCTCCACCAGCATCCTCCTCCTACATCCCCTTTCTTCAGCACCCCTCCGCCAATCCCTCGACCCCCTCCGCCTCCCGTATCGCAGCGCCCTTCCCCTCCACCCACACTCTCCGCTGTGCCCTCAGCAGTCATGGTTGGGGGAGTATTGGTCCCCGTTGACCGTCCCCTATCTCTTCCTCCCCCAGTCAGACCTGAAGGTGCAGAGCGAGGGGGAATGGGGCCTAGAGGAAACAAAGTGACCCCTCCTCCCCTCATGTCGTCGTTGTTAGGCGAGCCTCCTAAGCTTCCCCGTCCCGGCACAGTTAAAGAGCCTTTTGTCCCCCGCCACGCACCCCCACTCCACCGCCCAGGCACCCCCGGTGTTCCTCCACCCTTACTGGGCAGAGTGAAGGAGCCTCTGAATCTACCTCTTCCATCCCCgtctcccacatcctccacacCCTCCCCCTCCACTCCCAACTCCCCCGCAGCCGACACCATGCCTGCTCGCCCTCTCGCTCAGTCCGGTGCCCCTTCTCTCCAGAAACCCCCCGCCAGTCCTCCAGCTCAGCCCCGCAACCAAACCTCTAACCCCGTTCCCCTCCTGAACCTACCTAGCCCTCGCCCCCCTATCCTCTCAGTCCCCATCCCGCAGAGACCTCTGCTGCGAGGCCGAACCCCCTCTCAGCAGTTTAACAAAGATCTCCCCGTAGGGGGGTTTCGCGGCGGCAAGCGACCCGGTCCTCCATTCACAGGCGGTCCCTTCCATGCGCAGAAGAGACCCTTCCTACCCCCGCGCTACTGA
- the LOC137191365 gene encoding regulation of nuclear pre-mRNA domain-containing protein 2-like isoform X1: protein MAAGSGARSSNAALEASLDRRFQGISNTMESIQGLSGWCIENKKHHGLIVRYWMKWLKKSDNNHCLNLFYLANDVIQNCKRKNAIAFRSSFAEVLPNAAQLIKDGKVRKSVERIFTIWEERSVYPEELIAQFKTNLNKKEKEREKQKEKEKEKEKEKEKDKEAPPAKAPANTKAALKSKIVAEFTPHSLIEQLSRYKRAVAEEELREKQLATLRVDVCSTEALKRLKDKAGGNKFAKDFEDGSLKLQEFVSFLEKELKTGPPLLEALGNADIFYEMQYKEVKIVANAYNAFANRVASLKRKLDSLKSTLPGPEDSPVPSPSEDAPSPTGSDSPFLGLGASRAQVDPELDGKAMDEGEVPCDNRDMEDMDVSDEEDAVSAGADDKKDKASLAVAKTTKLDAVSKLPTTPTKASKTNATTAAATSPVTPTSTTAQNTAANPLGVNLAKVDLGKISSILSSLTSAMKSTAASSSPRPSPGTPTTPSGQSAASKATPPSPALASILSRVDITPEGILNALSKTNTPGLSSLLQSVTNTTPTPPTRTSPESSTVKTPLTPTTPKTKPALGNSLKRDTPERTRDWEKERQLSPPPPPPRPSALSASPPSLESKINSFLQGNPGFSLALGDVSPDGVDGTPVRDEAAGTPTQDEIMDTPGSVPESLGSSGGHNLSPTAYRSEPWDAVITPSGSNNDGDFAGSSFSRYGAGKRSGTKLKDDEAMRKQAAVASSPSNEMMKGKKDGQHSQLKMMGNTRVMGERRPSAGSRKASTGSDDGGLSGKREDKGKSHESPGGDGKDGQYHRIETLVSPCTEGAPIQTLGYSNRPLAGERIKTVESIRVIGRGSRRGGGGGSRPGGAMWYEEEEYMEPQPPSPHSVPPPLNTEDMTPSMPPPPPHLLLPHLHPPPSHPHSHPPPPQAPFQMPYHTENMQTPPPSHLHQHPPPTSPFFSTPPPIPRPPPPPVSQRPSPPPTLSAVPSAVMVGGVLVPVDRPLSLPPPVRPEGAERGGMGPRGNKVTPPPLMSSLLGEPPKLPRPGTVKEPFVPRHAPPLHRPGTPGVPPPLLGRVKEPLNLPLPSPSPTSSTPSPSTPNSPAADTMPARPLAQSGAPSLQKPPASPPAQPRNQTSNPVPLLNLPSPRPPILSVPIPQRPLLRGRTPSQQFNKDLPVGGFRGGKRPGPPFTGGPFHAQKRPFLPPRY, encoded by the exons ATGGCGGCCGGTTCTGGAGCCCGCAGCTCCAACGCTGCTCTGGAAGCGTCTTTGGACCGGCGGTTTCAAGGAATATCCAACACTATGGAGTCAATACAGGGACTTTCAGGCTGGtgcattgaaaacaaaaagcacCACGGCCTTATCGTTCGCTACTGGATGAAGTGGCTCAAGAAAT ctgACAACAATCATTGCTTGAATCTTTTCTACCTTGCCAATGATGTGATACAGAACTGCAAAAGAAAGAACGCCATTGCCTTTCGTTCATCCTTCGCAGAGGTCTTGCCGAACGCCGCTCAGCTCATCAA AGACGGAAAGGTCCGTAAGTCGGTAGAAAGGATCTTTACGATTTGGGAGGAGCGCAGTGTGTATCCCGAGGAGCTCATAGCCCAGTTTAAAACCAACctgaacaaaaaggaaaaagagcgAGAGAAGcagaaggaaaaggaaaaggaaaaagaaaaggagaaagaaaaagacaaagaggctCCACCTGCAAAAG CACCAGCCAACACGAAAGCTGCCCTCAAGTCCAAGATTGTAGCTGAGTTCACA CCCCACTCCCTCATTGAACAGTTGTCCAGATATAAGCGAGCAGTTGCAGAGGAAGAGTTGAGGGAGAAGCAGCTGGCAACTCTCAGAGTGGATGTCTGCAGCACAGAGGCCCTCAAGAGGCTCAAAG ACAAGGCAGGAGGGAACAAGTTTGCGAAGGACTTTGAAGATGGCAGTCTGAAGCTGCAGGAGTTCGTCAGCTTCCTGGAGAAAGAGTTAAAAACAGGGCCTCCTCTGCTGGAAGCGTTGGGAAACGCAGACATTTTCTACGAGATGCAGTACAAGGAGGTCAAGATCGTGGCCAAT GCGTACAACGCCTTCGCCAACCGTGTGGCCAGTCTTAAAAGAAAACTGGATTCCCTCAAGTCCACTCTACCTGGACCTGAAGATTCTCCTGTCCCCTCGCCCTCTGAAGACGCCCCCTCCCCCACAGGCTCTGACTCACCCTTTTTGGGACTAGGGGCCAGCAGAGCCCAGGTGGATCCAGAGCTGGATGGAAAGGCCATGGATGAAGGAGAAGTACCTTGTGACAACAGAGACATGGAAGACATGGACGTGTCTGATGAAGAAGACGCTGTCTCAGCAGGGG CAGATGACAAGAAAGACAAGGCGTCCCTTGCTGTTGCCAAGACGACAAAGTTGGATGCCGTGTCGAAGCTTCCAACCACACCTACGAAAGCTTCTAAGACTAAtgctactactgctgctgccacaAGCCCAGTGACTCCCACCTCGACCACTGCTCAGAATACTGCAGCCAACCCTCTGGGAGTCAATCTGGCGAAGGTGGACCTGGGAAAGATCAGCTCCATTCTCAGTTCACTCACTTCTGCCATGAAGAGTACAG CAGCTAGTTCGTCACCTCGACCGTCTCCGGGAACACCCACCACCCCGTCTGGCCAATCAGCAGCCTCCAAAGCGACTCCTCCGAGCCCCGCCCTGGCCAGCATCCTGTCACGTGTTGACATCACACCTGAAGGCATACTCAATGCTTTgtctaaaacaaacacaccag GTTTGTCCTCTCTCCTGCAAAGTGTGACAAACACCACCCCCACTCCTCCCACCCGCACCTCCCCAGAATCATCAACAGTCAAAACCCCACTCACCCCAACCACCCCAAAAACAAAACCCGCACTGGGGAACAGCCTCAAAcgagacacacctgagagaaCCAGAGactgggagaaagagagacagctgtcccctcctcctccccctcctcgtCCCTCagctctgtctgcctctcccCCCAGCCTAGAATCCAAAATCAACAGTTTCTTGCAGGGAAATCCAGGTTTTAGTCTGGCTCTAGGTGATGTCAGTCCAGACGGCGTGGATGGGACCCCAGTGAGAGATGAGGCTGCTGGCACCCCCACCCAGGATGAGATCATGGACACACCCGGGAGTGTGCCAGAGTCTCTAGGGTCATCCGGAGGTCATAATCTCTCACCCACGGCGTACCGCAGCGAACCCTGGGATGCTGTGATCACCCCGTCAGGAAGCAACAACGACGGAGACTTTGCGGGTTCCTCCTTCTCCCGGTACGGAGCTGGGAAAAGGAGCGGCACAAAGTTAAAGGACGATGAAGCGATGAGGAAGCAGGCTGCTGTCGCCTCTTCCCCTAGTAATGAGATGATGAAGGGTAAGAAAGATGGACAACACAGCCAGCTGAAGATGATGGGAAACACCAGAGTGATGGGAGAAAGGAGACCCTCCGCAGGCTCTCGTAAGGCGAGCACTGGCTCAGATGATGGCGGTCTGAGCGGAAAAAGAGAGGACAAGGGGAAAAGTCATGAGTCGCCAGGTGGGGATGGGAAGGACGGCCAGTATCATCGTATTGAGACACTAGTGTCGCCCTGCACCGAAGGGGCACCCATCCAAACTCTGGGCTACTCAAACCGGCCGCTTGCAGGAGAGCGCATCAAGACAGTAGAGAGCATCCGCGTGATTGGCCGAGGCTCTCGGCGAGGGGGAGGGGGCGGCAGTCGGCCAGGGGGCGCGATGtggtatgaagaggaggaatacATGGAACCTCAACCTCCCTCACCGCATTCTGTCCCCCCTCCTCTTAACACTGAGGACATGACCCCCTCCATGCCTCCACCTCCCCCCCATCTCCTCCTTCCACATCTTCACCCTCCTCCGTCCCATCCTCACTCGCATCCGCCTCCCCCCCAAGCGCCGTTCCAAATGCCTTACCACACAGAGAACATGCAGACTCCTCCTCCATCACACCTCCACCAGCATCCTCCTCCTACATCCCCTTTCTTCAGCACCCCTCCGCCAATCCCTCGACCCCCTCCGCCTCCCGTATCGCAGCGCCCTTCCCCTCCACCCACACTCTCCGCTGTGCCCTCAGCAGTCATGGTTGGGGGAGTATTGGTCCCCGTTGACCGTCCCCTATCTCTTCCTCCCCCAGTCAGACCTGAAGGTGCAGAGCGAGGGGGAATGGGGCCTAGAGGAAACAAAGTGACCCCTCCTCCCCTCATGTCGTCGTTGTTAGGCGAGCCTCCTAAGCTTCCCCGTCCCGGCACAGTTAAAGAGCCTTTTGTCCCCCGCCACGCACCCCCACTCCACCGCCCAGGCACCCCCGGTGTTCCTCCACCCTTACTGGGCAGAGTGAAGGAGCCTCTGAATCTACCTCTTCCATCCCCgtctcccacatcctccacacCCTCCCCCTCCACTCCCAACTCCCCCGCAGCCGACACCATGCCTGCTCGCCCTCTCGCTCAGTCCGGTGCCCCTTCTCTCCAGAAACCCCCCGCCAGTCCTCCAGCTCAGCCCCGCAACCAAACCTCTAACCCCGTTCCCCTCCTGAACCTACCTAGCCCTCGCCCCCCTATCCTCTCAGTCCCCATCCCGCAGAGACCTCTGCTGCGAGGCCGAACCCCCTCTCAGCAGTTTAACAAAGATCTCCCCGTAGGGGGGTTTCGCGGCGGCAAGCGACCCGGTCCTCCATTCACAGGCGGTCCCTTCCATGCGCAGAAGAGACCCTTCCTACCCCCGCGCTACTGA
- the LOC137191365 gene encoding regulation of nuclear pre-mRNA domain-containing protein 2-like isoform X3, whose amino-acid sequence MAAGSGARSSNAALEASLDRRFQGISNTMESIQGLSGWCIENKKHHGLIVRYWMKWLKKSDNNHCLNLFYLANDVIQNCKRKNAIAFRSSFAEVLPNAAQLIKDGKVRKSVERIFTIWEERSVYPEELIAQFKTNLNKKEKEREKQKEKEKEKEKEKEKDKEAPPAKAPANTKAALKSKIVAEFTPHSLIEQLSRYKRAVAEEELREKQLATLRVDVCSTEALKRLKDKAGGNKFAKDFEDGSLKLQEFVSFLEKELKTGPPLLEALGNADIFYEMQYKEVKIVANAYNAFANRVASLKRKLDSLKSTLPGPEDSPVPSPSEDAPSPTGSDSPFLGLGASRAQVDPELDGKAMDEGEVPCDNRDMEDMDVSDEEDAVSAGADDKKDKASLAVAKTTKLDAVSKLPTTPTKASKTNATTAAATSPVTPTSTTAQNTAANPLGVNLAKVDLGKISSILSSLTSAMKSTASSSPRPSPGTPTTPSGQSAASKATPPSPALASILSRVDITPEGILNALSKTNTPGLSSLLQSVTNTTPTPPTRTSPESSTVKTPLTPTTPKTKPALGNSLKRDTPERTRDWEKERQLSPPPPPPRPSALSASPPSLESKINSFLQGNPGFSLALGDVSPDGVDGTPVRDEAAGTPTQDEIMDTPGSVPESLGSSGGHNLSPTAYRSEPWDAVITPSGSNNDGDFAGSSFSRYGAGKRSGTKLKDDEAMRKQAAVASSPSNEMMKGKKDGQHSQLKMMGNTRVMGERRPSAGSRKASTGSDDGGLSGKREDKGKSHESPGGDGKDGQYHRIETLVSPCTEGAPIQTLGYSNRPLAGERIKTVESIRVIGRGSRRGGGGGSRPGGAMWYEEEEYMEPQPPSPHSVPPPLNTEDMTPSMPPPPPHLLLPHLHPPPSHPHSHPPPPQAPFQMPYHTENMQTPPPSHLHQHPPPTSPFFSTPPPIPRPPPPPVSQRPSPPPTLSAVPSAVMVGGVLVPVDRPLSLPPPVRPEGAERGGMGPRGNKVTPPPLMSSLLGEPPKLPRPGTVKEPFVPRHAPPLHRPGTPGVPPPLLGRVKEPLNLPLPSPSPTSSTPSPSTPNSPAADTMPARPLAQSGAPSLQKPPASPPAQPRNQTSNPVPLLNLPSPRPPILSVPIPQRPLLRGRTPSQQFNKDLPVGGFRGGKRPGPPFTGGPFHAQKRPFLPPRY is encoded by the exons ATGGCGGCCGGTTCTGGAGCCCGCAGCTCCAACGCTGCTCTGGAAGCGTCTTTGGACCGGCGGTTTCAAGGAATATCCAACACTATGGAGTCAATACAGGGACTTTCAGGCTGGtgcattgaaaacaaaaagcacCACGGCCTTATCGTTCGCTACTGGATGAAGTGGCTCAAGAAAT ctgACAACAATCATTGCTTGAATCTTTTCTACCTTGCCAATGATGTGATACAGAACTGCAAAAGAAAGAACGCCATTGCCTTTCGTTCATCCTTCGCAGAGGTCTTGCCGAACGCCGCTCAGCTCATCAA AGACGGAAAGGTCCGTAAGTCGGTAGAAAGGATCTTTACGATTTGGGAGGAGCGCAGTGTGTATCCCGAGGAGCTCATAGCCCAGTTTAAAACCAACctgaacaaaaaggaaaaagagcgAGAGAAGcagaaggaaaaggaaaaggaaaaagaaaaggagaaagaaaaagacaaagaggctCCACCTGCAAAAG CACCAGCCAACACGAAAGCTGCCCTCAAGTCCAAGATTGTAGCTGAGTTCACA CCCCACTCCCTCATTGAACAGTTGTCCAGATATAAGCGAGCAGTTGCAGAGGAAGAGTTGAGGGAGAAGCAGCTGGCAACTCTCAGAGTGGATGTCTGCAGCACAGAGGCCCTCAAGAGGCTCAAAG ACAAGGCAGGAGGGAACAAGTTTGCGAAGGACTTTGAAGATGGCAGTCTGAAGCTGCAGGAGTTCGTCAGCTTCCTGGAGAAAGAGTTAAAAACAGGGCCTCCTCTGCTGGAAGCGTTGGGAAACGCAGACATTTTCTACGAGATGCAGTACAAGGAGGTCAAGATCGTGGCCAAT GCGTACAACGCCTTCGCCAACCGTGTGGCCAGTCTTAAAAGAAAACTGGATTCCCTCAAGTCCACTCTACCTGGACCTGAAGATTCTCCTGTCCCCTCGCCCTCTGAAGACGCCCCCTCCCCCACAGGCTCTGACTCACCCTTTTTGGGACTAGGGGCCAGCAGAGCCCAGGTGGATCCAGAGCTGGATGGAAAGGCCATGGATGAAGGAGAAGTACCTTGTGACAACAGAGACATGGAAGACATGGACGTGTCTGATGAAGAAGACGCTGTCTCAGCAGGGG CAGATGACAAGAAAGACAAGGCGTCCCTTGCTGTTGCCAAGACGACAAAGTTGGATGCCGTGTCGAAGCTTCCAACCACACCTACGAAAGCTTCTAAGACTAAtgctactactgctgctgccacaAGCCCAGTGACTCCCACCTCGACCACTGCTCAGAATACTGCAGCCAACCCTCTGGGAGTCAATCTGGCGAAGGTGGACCTGGGAAAGATCAGCTCCATTCTCAGTTCACTCACTTCTGCCATGAAGAGTACAG CTAGTTCGTCACCTCGACCGTCTCCGGGAACACCCACCACCCCGTCTGGCCAATCAGCAGCCTCCAAAGCGACTCCTCCGAGCCCCGCCCTGGCCAGCATCCTGTCACGTGTTGACATCACACCTGAAGGCATACTCAATGCTTTgtctaaaacaaacacaccag GTTTGTCCTCTCTCCTGCAAAGTGTGACAAACACCACCCCCACTCCTCCCACCCGCACCTCCCCAGAATCATCAACAGTCAAAACCCCACTCACCCCAACCACCCCAAAAACAAAACCCGCACTGGGGAACAGCCTCAAAcgagacacacctgagagaaCCAGAGactgggagaaagagagacagctgtcccctcctcctccccctcctcgtCCCTCagctctgtctgcctctcccCCCAGCCTAGAATCCAAAATCAACAGTTTCTTGCAGGGAAATCCAGGTTTTAGTCTGGCTCTAGGTGATGTCAGTCCAGACGGCGTGGATGGGACCCCAGTGAGAGATGAGGCTGCTGGCACCCCCACCCAGGATGAGATCATGGACACACCCGGGAGTGTGCCAGAGTCTCTAGGGTCATCCGGAGGTCATAATCTCTCACCCACGGCGTACCGCAGCGAACCCTGGGATGCTGTGATCACCCCGTCAGGAAGCAACAACGACGGAGACTTTGCGGGTTCCTCCTTCTCCCGGTACGGAGCTGGGAAAAGGAGCGGCACAAAGTTAAAGGACGATGAAGCGATGAGGAAGCAGGCTGCTGTCGCCTCTTCCCCTAGTAATGAGATGATGAAGGGTAAGAAAGATGGACAACACAGCCAGCTGAAGATGATGGGAAACACCAGAGTGATGGGAGAAAGGAGACCCTCCGCAGGCTCTCGTAAGGCGAGCACTGGCTCAGATGATGGCGGTCTGAGCGGAAAAAGAGAGGACAAGGGGAAAAGTCATGAGTCGCCAGGTGGGGATGGGAAGGACGGCCAGTATCATCGTATTGAGACACTAGTGTCGCCCTGCACCGAAGGGGCACCCATCCAAACTCTGGGCTACTCAAACCGGCCGCTTGCAGGAGAGCGCATCAAGACAGTAGAGAGCATCCGCGTGATTGGCCGAGGCTCTCGGCGAGGGGGAGGGGGCGGCAGTCGGCCAGGGGGCGCGATGtggtatgaagaggaggaatacATGGAACCTCAACCTCCCTCACCGCATTCTGTCCCCCCTCCTCTTAACACTGAGGACATGACCCCCTCCATGCCTCCACCTCCCCCCCATCTCCTCCTTCCACATCTTCACCCTCCTCCGTCCCATCCTCACTCGCATCCGCCTCCCCCCCAAGCGCCGTTCCAAATGCCTTACCACACAGAGAACATGCAGACTCCTCCTCCATCACACCTCCACCAGCATCCTCCTCCTACATCCCCTTTCTTCAGCACCCCTCCGCCAATCCCTCGACCCCCTCCGCCTCCCGTATCGCAGCGCCCTTCCCCTCCACCCACACTCTCCGCTGTGCCCTCAGCAGTCATGGTTGGGGGAGTATTGGTCCCCGTTGACCGTCCCCTATCTCTTCCTCCCCCAGTCAGACCTGAAGGTGCAGAGCGAGGGGGAATGGGGCCTAGAGGAAACAAAGTGACCCCTCCTCCCCTCATGTCGTCGTTGTTAGGCGAGCCTCCTAAGCTTCCCCGTCCCGGCACAGTTAAAGAGCCTTTTGTCCCCCGCCACGCACCCCCACTCCACCGCCCAGGCACCCCCGGTGTTCCTCCACCCTTACTGGGCAGAGTGAAGGAGCCTCTGAATCTACCTCTTCCATCCCCgtctcccacatcctccacacCCTCCCCCTCCACTCCCAACTCCCCCGCAGCCGACACCATGCCTGCTCGCCCTCTCGCTCAGTCCGGTGCCCCTTCTCTCCAGAAACCCCCCGCCAGTCCTCCAGCTCAGCCCCGCAACCAAACCTCTAACCCCGTTCCCCTCCTGAACCTACCTAGCCCTCGCCCCCCTATCCTCTCAGTCCCCATCCCGCAGAGACCTCTGCTGCGAGGCCGAACCCCCTCTCAGCAGTTTAACAAAGATCTCCCCGTAGGGGGGTTTCGCGGCGGCAAGCGACCCGGTCCTCCATTCACAGGCGGTCCCTTCCATGCGCAGAAGAGACCCTTCCTACCCCCGCGCTACTGA